A single window of Micrococcaceae bacterium Sec5.1 DNA harbors:
- a CDS encoding response regulator transcription factor, translating to MSEVRVGLVIEDDQDIRELVRVVLSQAGFDVHVASTGSAGVTSARELNPDVITLDLGLPDIDGFEVARQIRKSSDAYIIMLTARAEELDTLMGLEAGGDDYLTKPFRPRELRARVEAMMRRPRASSESKAAVEETDPEMSHNGLAVSAGSRTAVLNGKELRLTRTEFDLLLALLETGRIVRTKADLARRLRNEPYDVGSYVSDADERAVEVHMGNLRKKLGDSIQNPRWLETVRGVGYRLAPLAQGN from the coding sequence ATGAGTGAAGTACGTGTGGGGCTGGTCATTGAAGATGACCAGGATATTCGCGAATTGGTGCGTGTGGTCCTTTCGCAAGCGGGGTTTGACGTCCATGTTGCATCCACTGGATCCGCAGGCGTTACATCAGCGCGCGAACTGAATCCAGACGTCATAACGCTGGATCTGGGCCTGCCCGATATTGATGGTTTCGAAGTGGCACGCCAGATCCGGAAATCCTCCGACGCCTACATCATCATGCTCACCGCCCGGGCGGAGGAACTGGACACCCTCATGGGCCTTGAGGCCGGCGGTGACGATTACCTCACCAAGCCGTTCCGGCCCCGCGAACTTCGCGCACGCGTCGAGGCCATGATGCGAAGGCCCCGCGCGTCGTCGGAGTCCAAGGCAGCCGTGGAAGAAACTGACCCGGAAATGAGCCACAACGGCCTTGCCGTTTCGGCAGGTTCCCGGACGGCAGTCCTGAACGGCAAGGAACTGAGGCTGACACGCACCGAATTCGACCTCCTGCTCGCCCTCCTTGAGACCGGCAGGATCGTGCGGACCAAGGCAGATCTGGCGCGGCGACTCCGCAACGAACCCTACGACGTCGGCAGTTACGTCAGCGACGCCGACGAACGTGCCGTTGAGGTACATATGGGCAACTTGCGCAAGAAACTTGGTGACAGCATCCAGAACCCGCGCTGGCTCGAGACCGTGCGCGGCGTTGGGTACCGACTGGCGCCGCTGGCTCAGGGCAACTGA
- a CDS encoding DUF4193 domain-containing protein produces MATDYDEVRSDVKESQDRSLEALKSANAPDARSVVTELDEADAFDEGLTPGGEIVSEELIVQVIPQAEDEFTCYSCFLVRHRSQLAREANGHSYCIECEG; encoded by the coding sequence GTGGCAACTGATTACGACGAAGTCCGCTCCGACGTCAAGGAATCCCAGGACCGCTCGTTGGAGGCACTTAAGTCTGCCAACGCACCCGATGCCCGCAGCGTCGTCACGGAATTGGACGAGGCCGATGCGTTCGATGAGGGCTTGACGCCCGGCGGTGAAATTGTCTCCGAGGAACTCATCGTTCAGGTCATTCCCCAGGCCGAGGACGAATTCACCTGTTACTCCTGCTTCTTGGTCCGGCACCGGTCCCAATTGGCACGCGAAGCCAACGGCCACTCATACTGCATCGAGTGCGAAGGCTAA